A genomic stretch from Camelus dromedarius isolate mCamDro1 chromosome 10, mCamDro1.pat, whole genome shotgun sequence includes:
- the C10H9orf152 gene encoding uncharacterized protein C9orf152 homolog — protein sequence MKGLPCPCPALPHFWQPGSRFMAESSRTQAPGKGPLLSVQLLRAQYEGLRRQQRAQSHLVVLPKGGNMPALAESMVNAVWINKERRPSLSLEEVGPEAEGMLEEADQVSLRAPESPWHTQLEVHCLAQTFHQETSHQVKHKDKFTGSEQSLPQEGDPGLLEENKVTPQETMIPEAAQHGGQVGDPQTKAVGSSLNTGVQCPPSIKNPHRSGKPAHYPFPQRKTPRISQAARNLGLYGPA from the exons ATGAAGGGGTTGCCCTGCCcgtgccctgccctgccccacttcTGGCAGCCGGGGTCTCGCTTCATGGCCGAGAGCTCCAGGACTCAGGCCCCAGGGAAGGGGCCCCTGCTCAGCGTCCAGCTCCTGAGAGCCCAGTATGAAGGCTTGAGACGGCAGCAGAGGGCCCAGTCCCACCTGGTGGTGCTCCCGAAAG GAGGGAACATGCCCGCGCTTGCGGAGTCCATGGTCAATGCTGTTTGGATTAACAAGGAGAGAAGGCCTTCGCTGTCCCTCGAAGAGGTGGGTCCTGAGGCAGAGGGGATGCTGGAGGAGGCTGACCAAGTCTCTCTTCGGGCCCCCGAGTCTCCATGGCACACACAATTAGAGGTGCACTGCTTGGCCCAAACCTTCCACCAGGAAACCAGCCATCAGGTAAAACACAAGGACAAGTTCACAGGATCTGAGCAAAGCCTCCCTCAGGAAGGAGACCCAGGTTTGCTGGAAGAAAATAAGGTGACTCCGCAAGAGACCATGATCCCTGAGGCAGCCCAGCATGGAGGTCAAGTGGGAGACCCCCAAACAAAGGCAGTGGGATCCAGCCTAAACACCGGCGTTCAGTGCCCTCCTTCCATAAAGAACCCACACAGGTCTGGAAAACCAGCTCACTATCCGTTTCCCCAGAGGAAAACCCCCAGGATCTCCCAAGCCGCCCGGAACCTGGGCTTATACGGCCCAGCCTAA